One Brassica napus cultivar Da-Ae chromosome A1, Da-Ae, whole genome shotgun sequence genomic region harbors:
- the LOC125609938 gene encoding ATP-dependent 6-phosphofructokinase 1-like gives MIRAVPSNASDNVCCTLLAQSAVHGVMAGYNGFTVGLVNGRHTYIPFYRITEKQNKVVITDRMWARLLSSTNQPSFMKHDDNHEPNHSGGEAGTMNW, from the exons ATGATAAGGGCTGTTCCGAGCAATGCATCAGACAATGTATGCTGCACGCTATTAGCTCAAAGCGCGGTTCATGGGGTGATGGCTGGTTACAATGGCTTCACCGTTGGCCTTGTCAATGGCAGACATACTTACATTCCCTTCTAC AGGATCACGGAGAAACAGAACAAAGTGGTGATCACTGACAGAATGTGGGCGAGGCTTTTGTCTTCAACAAACCAGCCTAGTTTCATGAAGCACGATGATAACCACGAGCCAAACCATTCGGGTGGTGAAGCAGGTACCATGAATTGGTGA